A single genomic interval of Acetobacteraceae bacterium harbors:
- a CDS encoding cbb3-type cytochrome c oxidase subunit I has protein sequence MGFNSAGIVPPDHFAQLFTTHGTIMIFFMGMPFMIGLYNLVMPLQIGARDVSFPVMNAISLAFTTAGAALLMISLCIGKFSTGGWSGYPPYTETGFSPDVGVDYWIWALTLSSIGNTMTGINFTVTIYKKRAPGMRLFLMPLFTWTCLCVSILIIFAMPPLTVATLMLAMDRYFDAHFFTNDLGGNVMNYVNMFWLFGHSEVYILVLPAFGVYSETIAVFSSKTLYGYHSLVWTTIVIAVLSFTVWLHHFLTMGQDGQVNAAFGIATILIAIPTGVKIYNWILTMFRGRIRLSVPMLYACAFILLFTVGGCTGIILANPGLDYQVHNTVFLVAHFHNVLIPGLLFGMLSGYHYWFPKAFGFRLDERLGHYSFWCWVWGFIFAFMPLYVSGLMGMPRRTQSYTIAAWHDYALIAMFGAVLIDLAFVFLIIQLVVSIRKRQEYAVFDGDPWDDRALEWAVSAPAPEYNFAQIPHVARLDAFYVAKQAGDP, from the coding sequence GTGGGTTTCAACAGTGCTGGGATTGTCCCGCCAGATCATTTTGCGCAGCTTTTCACGACGCATGGCACGATCATGATTTTCTTCATGGGCATGCCGTTTATGATCGGCCTCTATAATCTTGTCATGCCCTTGCAAATTGGCGCGCGGGATGTGTCATTCCCTGTCATGAATGCCATCAGCCTCGCTTTTACGACGGCGGGCGCGGCACTTCTGATGATTTCCCTTTGCATTGGCAAATTTTCAACCGGCGGGTGGAGTGGCTACCCGCCTTACACTGAGACAGGTTTCAGCCCGGATGTCGGTGTCGATTACTGGATCTGGGCGCTGACGCTTAGCTCCATCGGCAATACCATGACCGGCATTAATTTCACCGTCACGATCTATAAAAAACGCGCGCCGGGGATGCGCCTGTTTTTAATGCCGCTTTTTACCTGGACATGCCTCTGCGTCTCCATATTGATCATTTTCGCGATGCCGCCCTTGACGGTCGCGACATTGATGCTCGCCATGGACCGTTATTTTGATGCCCATTTCTTCACAAACGATTTGGGCGGCAATGTCATGAACTACGTCAATATGTTCTGGCTGTTCGGTCACTCTGAGGTCTATATCCTCGTCCTGCCCGCTTTCGGGGTTTATTCAGAGACGATTGCGGTTTTTTCATCCAAGACACTTTACGGTTATCACTCACTCGTCTGGACCACGATCGTAATTGCCGTGCTGTCTTTTACCGTCTGGCTGCATCATTTTTTAACCATGGGGCAGGATGGTCAGGTCAATGCCGCTTTCGGGATCGCCACCATCCTGATTGCCATCCCGACCGGCGTCAAAATCTACAACTGGATTTTGACGATGTTTCGCGGCCGTATCCGCCTCTCCGTCCCGATGCTTTATGCCTGTGCGTTCATCCTGCTCTTCACGGTGGGTGGGTGCACCGGGATTATCCTCGCCAATCCGGGGCTGGATTATCAGGTCCATAATACCGTGTTTCTGGTGGCGCATTTCCATAATGTGCTGATACCGGGCCTGCTCTTCGGCATGTTGAGTGGCTATCACTACTGGTTTCCCAAGGCTTTTGGCTTCCGATTGGATGAAAGATTGGGCCATTACAGCTTCTGGTGCTGGGTCTGGGGCTTTATCTTCGCCTTCATGCCGCTTTACGTCTCCGGGCTTATGGGTATGCCGCGCCGCACGCAGTCCTACACAATCGCTGCGTGGCATGATTACGCGCTCATCGCCATGTTCGGCGCGGTCCTGATCGACCTCGCTTTCGTTTTCCTAATTATACAGCTCGTTGTCAGCATTCGGAAACGACAGGAATATGCGGTTTTTGATGGCGATCCGTGGGATGATCGCGCATTGGAATGGGCAGTCTCCGCACCAGCGCCCGAGTATAATTTTGCGCAAATCCCGCATGTCGCGCGTCTCGACGCGTTTTACGTCGCCAAACAGGCGGGCGACCCCTAA